In Candidatus Omnitrophota bacterium, the following proteins share a genomic window:
- the purB gene encoding adenylosuccinate lyase, giving the protein MIERYTLPKMQKLWSDENRFQKMLAIELAVCRAWVKRGKIPKKDMEIIEKKAKFNIERIREIEKKTQHDVVSFVNNLSENLGKLAKYIHMGLTSSDVLDTALAMLLVEASDILIGDLENLVSLLKKKARLYRNTIMVGRTHGIHAEPITLGFKIATFYAESLRNLERLKQAKEEIRFGKISGAVGNFSHIEPEMEEMICEKLGIQPEPISTQVVPRDRHAVYLSTLAIIGSSLERIALEIRHLQRTEVLEVEEPFMEGQKGSSAMPHKRNPVLCERICGLSRLLRSYAQAGMEDVSLWHERDISHSSVERVILPDATTVLDYMLNLMSYIIDKLVVYPNNMRNNLRKTGGLIFSQRVLLALMERGLPRDKAYDLVQKVALICWRDKRDFQELLVRDKEIRKHLEEKEIRVLFDASYYLRNVDKIFQRLGL; this is encoded by the coding sequence ATGATTGAACGTTATACCCTTCCCAAGATGCAGAAGCTCTGGTCGGATGAAAATCGGTTTCAAAAAATGCTTGCGATAGAATTGGCAGTTTGTCGTGCTTGGGTAAAGAGAGGGAAGATTCCTAAAAAGGACATGGAAATTATTGAAAAGAAAGCAAAATTTAATATCGAGAGAATAAGAGAAATAGAGAAGAAAACTCAGCACGATGTAGTTTCTTTTGTCAATAACCTTAGCGAAAATTTGGGGAAATTAGCAAAGTATATCCATATGGGTTTAACTTCTTCCGATGTTTTAGATACTGCTTTAGCCATGCTTCTTGTGGAAGCATCAGATATTCTTATTGGCGATTTGGAAAATCTTGTTTCTCTTTTGAAAAAGAAAGCAAGACTTTATCGCAATACAATCATGGTCGGAAGGACTCATGGGATACATGCGGAACCCATTACCTTGGGTTTTAAAATTGCTACTTTTTATGCTGAAAGTTTAAGGAATTTAGAGAGATTAAAACAGGCTAAAGAAGAGATTAGATTTGGTAAAATTTCAGGTGCAGTCGGTAATTTCTCCCATATAGAACCGGAAATGGAAGAAATGATATGCGAAAAACTTGGGATTCAACCCGAACCGATCTCAACCCAGGTAGTACCACGTGATAGACACGCAGTATATCTCTCTACCCTTGCTATAATCGGAAGTTCTCTTGAAAGAATCGCTTTAGAAATAAGACATCTTCAGCGTACGGAAGTTTTGGAAGTAGAAGAGCCCTTTATGGAAGGACAGAAAGGTTCTTCCGCAATGCCTCATAAAAGAAATCCTGTTTTATGTGAACGTATCTGTGGACTGTCAAGACTTCTTCGCTCCTATGCTCAAGCAGGCATGGAAGATGTTAGTCTCTGGCATGAGAGAGATATAAGTCATTCTTCAGTGGAGAGAGTAATTTTACCCGATGCTACTACCGTTCTGGATTATATGCTTAATCTAATGTCTTATATCATAGATAAACTCGTTGTTTATCCCAACAATATGCGTAATAATTTAAGGAAAACTGGGGGGCTTATTTTCTCTCAAAGAGTTCTGTTGGCTTTAATGGAAAGAGGTCTTCCCCGTGATAAGGCTTATGATTTAGTACAGAAAGTTGCACTTATCTGCTGGAGAGATAAACGAGATTTTCAGGAACTTTTAGTAAGAGACAAGGAAATCCGCAAGCATTTAGAAGAGAAAGAAATCCGAGTGCTCTTTGATGCGAGTTATTATTTACGCAATGTTGATAAGATATTTCAGAGATTAGGATTATAG
- a CDS encoding PA2778 family cysteine peptidase yields the protein MGNNFVTIKIFFYLSIFILFLNCGCKTSRLQLQEDFSIIEKHIIPAVPFYKQRGNTCGPSAVASILDYWKIQFDYPKLIKELYAPGFGGSLDFEIAFYPRQFSLWSNYSQSSFAYLKERVKENIPLIVLTRELSIKGGYHYLVIFGFDDAEKKILAHTGKKSGVWLSYKTFVNKWRKADFGTITICPPEKVTWEVSPEEYVYLGYLFEAKGQLEKALEFYQKAIPSLSQAKIAYFNLGNIYFKLSDFQKSEESYQKAIEIDKNFADAYNNLAYLYWYIKKNLKEAKELAVRATELNPEEKNYADTLEQIKKEVE from the coding sequence GTGGGAAATAATTTTGTAACTATAAAGATATTTTTTTATTTATCTATTTTTATTCTCTTCTTAAATTGTGGATGTAAAACAAGCCGTCTTCAACTTCAAGAAGATTTTTCTATAATCGAGAAACATATAATCCCCGCCGTTCCTTTTTATAAACAGAGAGGAAACACCTGTGGTCCTTCAGCAGTGGCATCTATTTTAGATTACTGGAAAATCCAATTTGATTATCCTAAACTTATTAAAGAACTCTATGCCCCTGGATTCGGAGGTTCTCTTGATTTCGAAATAGCTTTTTATCCACGGCAATTTAGTCTCTGGTCCAATTATTCTCAGAGTAGTTTTGCTTATTTAAAGGAAAGAGTAAAAGAAAATATTCCTCTTATTGTTTTAACGAGGGAGTTGTCAATTAAGGGAGGATATCATTATTTGGTTATTTTTGGGTTTGACGATGCGGAGAAAAAGATTCTTGCTCATACCGGTAAAAAATCAGGTGTTTGGTTAAGTTATAAGACGTTTGTTAATAAATGGAGAAAGGCAGATTTTGGAACGATAACTATATGTCCCCCCGAGAAGGTGACGTGGGAGGTTTCTCCTGAAGAGTATGTTTATTTAGGTTATCTTTTTGAAGCAAAAGGACAATTAGAAAAAGCATTAGAATTTTATCAGAAGGCGATACCTTCTCTATCTCAGGCAAAGATTGCTTATTTTAATTTAGGAAATATTTATTTTAAGTTAAGCGATTTTCAAAAATCAGAAGAATCCTATCAGAAAGCGATTGAGATAGATAAAAATTTTGCGGATGCATATAATAATCTTGCCTATCTTTACTGGTACATAAAAAAAAATTTAAAAGAGGCTAAGGAATTGGCGGTGAGGGCGACAGAACTAAATCCGGAAGAAAAAAATTACGCCGATACCTTAGAACAAATTAAAAAGGAGGTCGAATAA
- a CDS encoding PA2779 family protein encodes MLRFIYKRKFIFLFFLAWAIFLGIKPNLGYAGLVNSKVVTEGERGLYLEKINSFLKDEKVMGYLNRFGMDRDALINKIEQLETDRLRDLALRCDKIKVGGDSGVFIVILIILLLIIIVLYVTNYTVKIEPRDAVPRRY; translated from the coding sequence ATGTTAAGATTTATTTATAAGAGGAAGTTTATTTTTTTATTTTTCCTCGCTTGGGCTATATTTTTGGGGATAAAGCCCAATTTGGGATATGCGGGATTGGTAAATTCCAAGGTAGTTACTGAGGGTGAGAGGGGTTTATATCTGGAAAAAATAAATTCATTTCTTAAAGATGAAAAAGTTATGGGATACTTAAATAGATTTGGAATGGATAGAGATGCGCTTATAAATAAGATAGAACAACTGGAAACGGATAGATTGAGGGATTTGGCTTTACGTTGTGACAAAATTAAAGTGGGAGGCGATTCCGGAGTATTTATTGTTATTCTTATTATTCTTCTTTTGATTATCATCGTTCTTTATGTAACCAATTATACTGTAAAAATTGAACCGCGTGATGCTGTCCCACGCAGGTATTAA
- a CDS encoding septum formation initiator family protein gives MIVKKKFFNFLLITIIIFIIYLPGFVRIQRLYNHKKELEKEIKVLKNENRELKQEIHKLQYDTTYIEKVAREELKLGKDGEIIYKIPSEKK, from the coding sequence ATGATTGTTAAAAAAAAATTTTTTAATTTTTTACTTATAACAATTATTATCTTTATTATATATCTACCCGGTTTTGTCAGAATTCAAAGATTGTATAATCACAAGAAAGAACTGGAAAAAGAAATTAAAGTATTAAAAAACGAGAACAGAGAGTTGAAACAGGAGATTCATAAACTTCAATACGATACTACTTATATCGAAAAAGTAGCAAGAGAAGAATTGAAGTTAGGTAAAGACGGAGAAATAATTTATAAAATTCCTTCAGAGAAGAAATAG
- the eno gene encoding phosphopyruvate hydratase: MRLTISKIKAREILDSRGNPTVEVDVILSNGVSGRACVPSGASTGEHEALELRDQDKTRFLGKGVLKAVNNVNEVIAPKLKGKDPLKQDKIDNLLVLLDGTKEKKNLGANAILGVSLAVARASANSKRVSLYYYLGGRSAKILPVPLMNVLNGGLHADNNLDLQEFMIAPLGFDTFREALRAGAETFHNLKKILKEKGLSTAVGDEGGFAPSLNSNEEALSLLVEAIERSGYKAGDNIFLALDPAASSFYQSGKYSLKTELPSEKNSYDMVNFYENLVNKYPIFSIEDGLAEDDWEGWKLLTERLGENIQLVGDDLFVTNPERLRRGFQEKVANSILIKLNQIGTLTETIEVIKMAKSKHYTTVISHRSGETEDTFISHLAVATEAGQIKTGSLCRSERIAKYNELLRIEEDLGKNAVYAGKVLLKKIRAKTKVR, from the coding sequence ATGAGACTAACCATATCTAAAATTAAAGCAAGAGAGATTTTAGATTCAAGAGGAAACCCTACGGTAGAGGTAGATGTTATACTTTCTAATGGAGTATCCGGAAGGGCGTGTGTTCCTTCAGGGGCTTCGACCGGTGAACATGAGGCATTAGAGTTACGTGATCAGGATAAGACGCGTTTTTTGGGTAAAGGGGTTTTAAAGGCAGTGAATAATGTAAACGAAGTAATTGCTCCTAAGTTAAAAGGGAAAGACCCCTTAAAACAAGATAAGATAGATAATTTATTGGTCTTACTTGATGGGACTAAAGAGAAGAAAAATTTAGGAGCCAATGCTATACTGGGTGTTTCTCTTGCGGTGGCTCGAGCATCTGCAAATTCAAAGAGAGTTTCTCTATATTATTATCTAGGAGGCAGAAGTGCCAAAATTCTACCTGTTCCTTTGATGAATGTTTTAAATGGAGGACTCCATGCAGACAACAATCTTGACCTCCAAGAATTTATGATTGCTCCACTCGGATTTGACACCTTTAGGGAGGCATTGAGAGCAGGGGCAGAAACATTTCACAATCTAAAGAAGATTCTTAAGGAAAAGGGACTTTCTACTGCGGTAGGTGATGAAGGGGGATTTGCCCCTTCGCTCAATTCTAATGAGGAAGCCCTTAGTCTTTTAGTAGAAGCAATAGAAAGGTCAGGTTATAAAGCAGGAGATAATATATTTCTTGCTTTAGACCCTGCTGCAAGTTCATTTTATCAAAGTGGCAAATATTCTTTGAAAACAGAGTTGCCTTCCGAGAAAAACAGTTATGATATGGTCAATTTTTATGAGAATTTGGTAAACAAGTACCCTATTTTCTCTATCGAAGATGGTCTTGCGGAAGATGATTGGGAAGGGTGGAAATTACTTACAGAGCGGTTAGGAGAAAATATTCAATTAGTAGGGGATGATTTGTTTGTTACTAACCCTGAGAGGTTAAGGAGAGGTTTTCAAGAGAAAGTAGCTAATTCTATCCTTATAAAATTAAATCAAATCGGTACCCTCACCGAGACTATAGAAGTAATAAAAATGGCAAAATCCAAGCACTATACTACAGTTATTTCCCATCGTTCAGGCGAAACTGAAGATACGTTTATTTCTCACTTGGCGGTTGCTACAGAGGCAGGACAAATCAAAACTGGTTCCTTATGTCGTTCTGAACGCATTGCTAAATATAATGAACTCTTACGTATTGAGGAAGATTTGGGTAAAAATGCTGTTTATGCGGGGAAGGTTCTCCTTAAGAAAATTAGAGCAAAGACGAAGGTGCGATGA
- the purN gene encoding phosphoribosylglycinamide formyltransferase, whose protein sequence is MNIAVFCSGKGTNLQAIIDAVKQGQIKANLSLVVSDNKDAYALVRAKEAGIKTVFVNPKDFSRREDFEEEIIKNLEKHNIKLICLAGFMRMLSPKFVQKYQNKILNIHPALLPSFKGIYGIRDALDYGVKITGPTVHFVDSKMDHGPIILQSAVEVKDDDTEETLAERIHKEEHRIYPQAIKLFVEGKLKIEGRRVRILK, encoded by the coding sequence ATGAATATTGCAGTCTTCTGTTCAGGCAAAGGGACAAATCTTCAGGCAATTATAGATGCAGTAAAACAAGGGCAGATTAAGGCAAATCTTTCATTGGTCGTTTCTGATAACAAAGATGCATATGCTTTGGTGAGAGCAAAAGAAGCGGGTATTAAAACAGTATTTGTTAATCCCAAAGATTTTTCTAGGCGAGAAGATTTTGAAGAAGAGATTATCAAGAACTTAGAAAAACATAATATCAAGTTGATTTGTCTGGCAGGTTTTATGCGCATGCTTAGTCCGAAGTTTGTGCAGAAATATCAAAATAAGATTTTGAACATTCATCCTGCACTCTTACCTTCTTTTAAAGGAATTTATGGGATAAGGGACGCTTTAGATTATGGAGTAAAAATTACAGGTCCTACGGTACATTTTGTGGATAGTAAAATGGACCATGGGCCTATAATCTTACAGAGTGCAGTAGAGGTTAAGGATGATGATACAGAAGAGACTTTAGCAGAACGTATCCACAAGGAAGAACATAGAATTTATCCGCAGGCAATAAAATTATTTGTAGAGGGTAAATTAAAAATTGAAGGAAGGAGGGTGAGGATTTTAAAATGA
- the tatC gene encoding twin-arginine translocase subunit TatC, producing MQDDKRLTLIGHLEELRYRIIVCLIVFILCSIISFRYAKEILDFLAKPVEQLIFIYPMELFLVYLKIAFIGGIILASPVIFYQIWIFISSGLYPQEKKYVRLFFPLSLVLFFLGLVFSYFFVLPLGIRFLLSFSTDKIIPMFSVGRYFSFVGMLVFSTGIVFETPVVVLFLTKVGLVNPYLLRRKWKYMMVMAFILAAVITPTVDVFTQCFLAIPMIFLYEISIWLSKLVWNKNKLSS from the coding sequence ATGCAGGATGATAAGCGCCTTACTTTAATTGGACATTTAGAAGAGCTTCGTTATCGAATTATCGTATGTCTAATTGTGTTTATTCTTTGTTCAATAATTTCCTTCCGCTACGCTAAAGAAATTTTAGATTTTCTTGCAAAACCTGTAGAACAATTGATTTTTATTTATCCTATGGAGTTGTTCTTAGTTTATTTAAAGATTGCTTTTATAGGAGGGATTATTTTAGCTTCACCCGTTATTTTCTATCAAATATGGATTTTTATCAGTTCCGGACTTTACCCTCAAGAGAAAAAATATGTCCGTCTTTTCTTTCCTTTGTCGTTAGTGCTATTTTTCTTAGGTTTAGTTTTTAGTTATTTTTTCGTTCTTCCTTTGGGAATAAGATTTCTGTTGAGTTTTTCTACTGATAAAATTATACCTATGTTTTCTGTGGGACGCTATTTCTCTTTTGTAGGCATGCTTGTTTTTTCTACGGGGATAGTATTTGAAACTCCGGTAGTGGTGTTATTTTTAACAAAAGTGGGCCTGGTCAATCCTTACTTATTGAGACGAAAATGGAAGTATATGATGGTTATGGCTTTTATCCTTGCGGCGGTTATTACCCCAACCGTAGATGTCTTTACTCAATGTTTTTTGGCTATTCCGATGATTTTTCTTTACGAAATTTCTATTTGGTTGTCTAAGTTAGTATGGAATAAAAATAAGTTATCTAGTTGA
- the tatA gene encoding twin-arginine translocase TatA/TatE family subunit, which yields MFGIGMPELIVILIILLLVFGASRLPQIARALGKSIGEFKKGIKEGEEEKQEKPSDN from the coding sequence ATGTTTGGGATAGGAATGCCAGAATTAATTGTTATCTTGATTATTCTTCTCCTTGTCTTTGGAGCAAGTCGTTTACCCCAAATTGCCCGTGCGTTAGGAAAATCTATTGGTGAGTTCAAAAAAGGGATAAAAGAAGGAGAAGAGGAGAAGCAGGAAAAGCCTTCAGATAACTGA
- a CDS encoding M48 family metalloprotease, which yields MFFLRVKMFLLLAVLFAILYMIVTIIGVQMGITNFYFYLIISLFLMYIQYLIGPKIVEWSMHIKYVDRKEAPELHQIVDSLIEKANIPKPKIGISPTYLPNAFAFGHGLRSGRVCVTQGILRLLNHNELRAVLAHEISHLKNRDVLTITILSVIPMILYRIAWHMFWFGGGRRRDSRGTNTALIGLLAFIFYFITNLLVLYASRIREYFADRGSVKLGNHPSWLATALYKLVYGSARIDKEELREIEGLKAFFVNDPSKALHEIYELKQLDLDMSGTIDPNELEVIRTRRIRLGFADKLMELLSTHPNMLKRIKQLSVTSNSSQ from the coding sequence ATGTTTTTTTTAAGGGTCAAGATGTTTCTCCTGTTAGCAGTTTTATTTGCCATCTTATATATGATTGTTACCATCATTGGAGTGCAAATGGGTATAACCAATTTCTATTTTTATTTAATTATTTCTCTTTTTCTAATGTATATTCAGTATTTAATTGGCCCAAAGATTGTGGAATGGTCAATGCATATAAAGTATGTAGACAGAAAAGAAGCTCCCGAATTGCATCAGATAGTTGATAGTCTAATAGAGAAAGCAAATATTCCTAAGCCCAAAATAGGGATTTCTCCCACTTATTTACCCAACGCTTTTGCTTTTGGTCATGGATTGCGCAGTGGGAGAGTGTGTGTGACACAGGGAATACTTAGACTTCTTAACCATAATGAACTACGGGCAGTATTAGCTCACGAAATAAGCCATTTAAAAAATCGTGATGTACTTACCATTACCATTCTTTCGGTAATTCCCATGATTCTCTATCGTATCGCTTGGCATATGTTTTGGTTTGGAGGTGGTAGAAGAAGGGATAGTCGTGGCACAAACACCGCACTGATTGGTTTATTAGCTTTTATTTTTTATTTCATAACCAATCTTTTAGTGCTTTATGCATCGCGTATTCGGGAATATTTTGCTGACCGGGGTTCTGTAAAGTTAGGGAATCATCCTTCTTGGCTCGCCACCGCACTATATAAACTTGTTTATGGTTCTGCGCGTATAGATAAGGAGGAACTGAGGGAGATAGAGGGTTTAAAAGCATTCTTTGTCAACGACCCTTCCAAGGCATTGCACGAAATTTACGAGTTAAAACAGCTTGACTTAGACATGTCGGGGACAATTGATCCTAATGAGTTGGAAGTCATACGTACAAGACGTATCCGTTTAGGTTTTGCAGATAAGCTAATGGAGCTTTTAAGCACTCATCCCAATATGTTGAAAAGGATTAAGCAATTGTCGGTAACTAGTAATAGTTCACAGTAA
- the secD gene encoding protein translocase subunit SecD — MQRNLKWKWLLISIVMGIASWNAFPLSKKVNLGLDLQGGMHLVLKVDTSGIPQETRHDAVDRALEIIRNRIDQFGVREPSILKQGVDRIVVQLPGITDRERALQIIGKTAQLEFKLISDDPELLRAALSDNIAEDYELKYLDKEPLLVRRKASLTGDTLIDARVSFESQFGAPYVSLKFNSQGAKIFSQVTGENVGRRLAIVLDGVVHSAPVIRERIPSGEAQITGRFSIDEANDLAIVLRAGALPAPIKIEEERTVGPSLGRDSIRAGIFATYIGTIFVVVFMIVYYFFAGFVADLALLLNFIIVLGVLGYFNATLTLPGIAGLALSLGMAVDANVLINERIREELKTGRSLRASIATGYDKAFSAIFDSNLTTLIAAFFLFQFGTGPIKGFAITLTAGILASLFTALIVTRTITETALSLGIIKKYSMLRFFKRELKFDFIGKRKIFYFISLLVVLGGLVYFFYLGEKTYGIDFSGGYLVEYSFKNDIKIEDIRYSLNKLGATDANIQKVGGHNDIIIRTAKVKTEDITAQLKQDFSNNPIEVRRVEQVGPSVGKELRQKAVWAIFWAMVGILVYVGFRFKHFDFGIAGVIALFHDVFVCVGFLAFTHREISLTVVAGLLTIAGYSINDTIVIYDRIRENMRLFKKESLAEIINKSINQTLSRTILTTLTTLFVVVSLFIWGGTVLNNLAFCLLVGMLSGIYSTIYIATSLVITWQMMKKKQAVS; from the coding sequence ATGCAACGCAATTTAAAATGGAAATGGTTGTTGATTTCGATTGTCATGGGTATAGCCTCTTGGAATGCTTTTCCTTTGAGTAAGAAAGTTAACCTTGGGCTTGATTTGCAAGGGGGAATGCATTTAGTTTTGAAAGTTGACACTTCAGGAATTCCGCAGGAGACTCGCCATGATGCAGTAGATAGAGCCTTGGAGATTATCCGGAATCGTATAGACCAGTTTGGAGTAAGAGAACCTTCGATATTAAAGCAAGGTGTTGATCGCATTGTAGTACAGTTGCCGGGGATTACTGACCGTGAACGCGCCTTGCAAATTATTGGTAAAACTGCTCAGTTAGAATTCAAACTTATTTCTGATGACCCGGAATTGTTAAGGGCTGCGTTAAGTGACAATATAGCTGAAGATTACGAATTAAAATATCTGGATAAAGAACCGCTTTTAGTTCGGAGAAAAGCAAGCCTTACAGGAGATACTCTTATCGATGCGAGAGTGAGTTTTGAGAGCCAGTTTGGGGCCCCTTATGTTTCTTTGAAGTTTAACAGCCAAGGAGCAAAGATATTTTCACAGGTGACAGGCGAAAATGTGGGTAGGCGTTTAGCTATTGTGTTAGATGGTGTAGTACATTCTGCCCCGGTAATCCGAGAAAGAATCCCTTCGGGCGAAGCACAGATTACCGGAAGGTTTAGTATCGATGAAGCTAATGACTTAGCTATCGTTCTAAGAGCAGGTGCATTGCCCGCTCCTATCAAGATTGAAGAAGAACGTACAGTAGGACCGAGTTTAGGAAGAGATTCCATTCGTGCAGGTATTTTTGCTACCTATATCGGGACTATTTTTGTCGTAGTTTTTATGATTGTTTATTATTTCTTTGCTGGTTTTGTGGCAGATTTGGCTCTACTTTTAAACTTTATTATTGTTTTGGGAGTATTAGGTTACTTTAATGCCACCTTAACCCTCCCCGGTATTGCCGGGCTTGCTTTGAGTTTGGGCATGGCTGTTGATGCTAACGTTTTAATAAATGAGAGAATTCGGGAGGAATTAAAAACAGGTCGTTCTCTGCGTGCTTCGATTGCCACAGGATATGACAAAGCTTTCAGTGCTATATTTGATTCTAATCTTACTACTTTAATTGCGGCATTTTTCCTTTTTCAGTTTGGTACTGGTCCCATAAAGGGATTTGCCATAACTCTTACTGCAGGAATCCTCGCCAGTTTGTTTACTGCTCTGATTGTAACAAGGACCATTACCGAAACCGCTTTATCTTTAGGAATAATCAAGAAATATTCTATGCTCCGTTTTTTTAAAAGAGAACTTAAATTCGATTTTATTGGGAAAAGAAAAATTTTCTATTTTATTTCCCTATTGGTAGTCTTAGGGGGGTTAGTTTATTTCTTCTATCTTGGAGAGAAGACATACGGGATAGATTTTAGTGGAGGGTATTTAGTGGAATATTCATTTAAAAATGATATAAAGATAGAAGACATACGGTATTCTTTGAATAAACTTGGAGCAACGGATGCTAATATTCAAAAAGTAGGTGGTCATAATGATATAATTATCAGAACCGCAAAGGTAAAAACAGAGGATATTACTGCACAATTAAAACAGGATTTCTCCAATAACCCCATAGAGGTAAGAAGGGTAGAACAGGTTGGGCCATCTGTAGGGAAAGAGTTAAGACAGAAGGCTGTCTGGGCTATTTTCTGGGCAATGGTAGGCATTCTTGTTTATGTTGGATTCCGTTTTAAACATTTTGATTTTGGAATCGCAGGTGTAATTGCTCTCTTCCACGATGTTTTTGTCTGCGTAGGCTTTTTAGCTTTTACCCATAGAGAGATTTCTCTTACCGTTGTTGCTGGACTTTTGACCATTGCAGGTTATTCCATAAATGATACCATTGTTATTTACGACCGGATAAGAGAAAATATGCGGTTGTTTAAAAAAGAAAGCTTAGCAGAGATAATTAATAAAAGCATAAATCAAACTCTGTCACGTACAATTCTTACTACCCTTACCACACTTTTTGTTGTGGTATCACTTTTTATTTGGGGTGGGACGGTATTGAATAATCTTGCTTTCTGTCTTTTAGTGGGTATGCTTTCGGGAATCTATTCCACAATTTACATTGCTACTTCTTTGGTAATTACTTGGCAAATGATGAAAAAAAAGCAAGCTGTGTCTTAG
- the yajC gene encoding preprotein translocase subunit YajC has translation MIIKPQKTREREHQEMLKNLKKNDEVVTSGGIHGAIVDIKDTTVVLKVDDNTKIMIEKSAIAYVKK, from the coding sequence ATGATTATTAAACCACAAAAAACGCGTGAAAGAGAACACCAGGAGATGCTTAAAAATTTGAAGAAAAACGATGAGGTGGTTACTTCCGGTGGTATTCATGGAGCAATTGTAGATATAAAAGATACAACCGTCGTGCTTAAGGTTGATGATAATACAAAGATTATGATCGAAAAATCTGCGATAGCCTATGTAAAGAAATGA